The DNA region GGCTTGTTTACCCCGGCATACTGGATGATGTAACGAAAGATCAGTTCGCCCTCACGGCCCGCGTCACAGGCGTTGATGATGGCGTCGACGTCCTTGCGCTTGATCAGGCGGACCAGCAGCTTCAGGCGCTCGCTGGAGCGCTTGTCGGCCGGTCCCAATTCGAATTGGGGCGGAATGACGGGCAGGTGCGTGAAGCTCCACTTCCCCTTCACCGGGTCGTTGGGAGCGACCAGGCCGAGCAAATGACCGATGCTGGAAGCGAGGACGTAACGTTCGCTTTCAAAGTATTCCCCTTCACGCGTAAAGCCTCCCAGGGCGCGTGATATATCCAGGGCAACCGAGGGCTTCTCGGCAATAATCAACGTTTTGCTCATGAGTATCCAATGGCGGCGGTCCGCCGCAGTAGCGCGGATGATAAGAGGGGAGATTCGCCACATGCAAGTCGCGGGCTCGTCGCAAGCAGGATCCGAACGGCATATCTGGCGCCGTTTCCTGGCCCGGACCACCCTGGCCCTGGGCCTGCTGTTGCTGGCGAGCGCCGCCCTGTGCTGGGTCGCGGCGAACTGGCCTCTTTTTTCCAAGATACAACGGTTGTCCAGTGCGCAGGGGGCGATGACGGTCGCCGGCGTGCTGGCGCTGGCCCTTTACGCCCGCGGCGCGAGCGGCGCGAACGCGGTGCACGGGCGGGCGGCCGTGCTGGGGCTGGCGACGGTCCTGCTGGGCGCCGTGCTGGCCCTGATCGGCCAGACCTACCAGACCGGCGCCGACAACTGGGAGCTGTTCGCCGCCTGGGCGGCCCTGATGCTGCCGTGGGCGCTGGCGGCGCGCAGCCAGGGGCTCTGGCTGCTGTGGGCGCTGCTCGTCAATGCGGCCGTGGTCCTGCTGCTGGGCGAGCGGGTGCTGGCCTGGTGGGGCCTGTTCGACGGCCCCGGTTTTCCCAGCCTGGTGATCGCCGGGCTGAACCTGGTCCTGCTGGGCCTGTGGGAATTCAGCGCCCGGCGCTGGCGGGCGCGCACCGGCGTCGGGCCGCGGGTATTGGCGCTGCTGGCCGTGGGGGTCCTGGTCCTGGCGCTGGTTTTCGGCGGACTGGGCATGGAAAATCTGGGGTCGTATACCGGTTTGGCCTGGGTGCTGGCCACCCTGGGCCTGGCGGCGTTCTACATCCTGGCGCGCCGCGACCTGGTCATCCTCGCCCTGCTGGCGGCGGGCGTGATCTGCGTGTCGCTGCGGCTGGCGGCCGATTGGTTCTTCGACCTGCAGCCCGGCGTCTGGGCGGTGCTGCCGCTGGCGGGCCTGCTGATGGGCGAGGCGGTGCTGGCGGCGCGCTGGCTGCGCCGGCTGGCGGCGTCGACCCCCGGGTTGCCGGCCGAGGCGCTGGCCGATGCCGAACCCGCCGGCATCTCGGCGGGCGTGGAGGTCGAGCCGGCCGCGCCGGCCGTGTCCGCCCCCGGCAGCGCCAGCGCGGCGGAAGTGCCGCCGGACCGCGGCGCGGCGCCATGGTTCGTCCAGGGCCTGCTGGGCCTGAGCGCCTGGCTCGCCAGCCTGCTGCTGCTGCTGTTCCTGGTCTTGTCGGGCCTGGTCGCCAGCGCCTCGGGCGGACTGGTGGGCGGACTGGTGCTGTGCGCCGTCGGCGTGGCCATGGTGCGCGCCGCCGAGGGCCCGTTCTGGCGCCAGTGCGCCACCGCCCTGGCCTTCAGCGGCCAGATCCTGGTGATGGCCGGCTTGTCCGACGCCAATTCCCCGGCCGGCGCGGCGCTCTTCGTACTGGCGCTGGCCATCGTGATCTATGTGTTCGGGCCGGACGCCATCCTGCGTTTTCTCAGCGGCCTGACCATGGTGGTGGCGGTGTATCTGCTGACCGCCTTCGCCGTCGAGCACGCCGATGCCTACGACTCGCTGGTCGAGGCGGTGCTGCGCTGGCTCCTCTTCGACGACCTGCGCGGCATCGCGCTGTGGCTGCCGGCTTCGCTGTTGACGGCGTGGGTGGCGGCGCTGGCCTTCCTCTGCAATCCGCGCTTGCCGGCGCGCCGCCGCGATGCCCTGTTGCCGCTGGCCTGGTCCTTCGCCCTGGCCGCGCAGGCGAGCGTGGTGCTGGCGGCAGGGGTGCCCGTCTGGCAGTTGCCGGCCCTCTGGCAGGCGCATGCGCCGTCGGTGGTGTATCTGGCCCTGGTGGTGGTGTTGCCGGTGGCGGTCGCTATCGCGCTGCTGCATCCCCGGCGCGCCGCGCTGGGCCGCGGCCTGCGTTATGGCGTGCCGCTGGGCCTGGCGGTGCTGGCGGCGTTCTGGCTGTCCTGGCCCGGCGTGGCCTACGCGCTGACCTGGCTGCTGCTGGGCTTCGGCTTGCAGCGCGCGCGCCTGTTCCGCCTGGGCCAGATCGCCGTCCTGCTGTGCCTGGCCTTCTACTACTACCGGCTCGACACGCCGCTGTTGTACAAGGCCGCGCTGCTGGCCGGCGCGGGCGGGCTGCTGCTGTTGATGCGCATGGCCGTCTGGGCGGTGCCGCGCCTGCGCGGCGTGGCGCCGTTGCGTGAATCCGCCCCCGCGCAACCGGCGCCGTGGCGCGCGGGCCTGATCGCGGCGGGGCTGCTGCTGTGCCTGGGCGTTGCCAACACAGCCATCTGGCAGCGCGAGCAATTGCTGGCGCACGGGCAGGTCGTGCGCCTGGAACTGGCTTCGCGCGATCCGCGTTCGCTGCTGCAAGGCGACTATATGGATCTGCGCTTCGCCGCCGCGCAGGCGGTCGGCGCCATGCAGGACGAACTGCCCGCCGGAAGCGGCATCCTGCATGCGCCGCTCATCGACGCCTACCTGGTGCTCCAGCCGGACGACCGCGGCGTGGCGCGGCCGGTGCGCGTGCAGCCCGCGCCGCAGCCGCACGATGCGAAGGAAGTGGTGCTGCGCTACCGCCTGCGCGCCGAGGGGGTGCGCATCGTCACCAATGCCTATTTCTTTCCCGAAGGCCAGGGCGAGCACTATGCCGGCGCCCGCTATGGCGAGCTGCGGGTGGACGACAGCGGCACCGGTTTGCTGGTGCGCCTGCTGGGCGAGGATCTCAAGCCGCTTTGAGGTGCGCGGTCCGGCGGCGGCCTTGTTCGGCGTCGTCGGCTATGCGGTGTCGTCGTCTATTCGGCGTCGCCGGTTATGCGGTATCGCTGGCTATACGCTGTCGCTGGCTATCGCGAGGCCGGTTGCCAGCGCGCCGCCCAGGCCGCGCAGGCCAGGCGAAGAAAGGTCGCGGGATCGCTCGCGGCCAGCGGCGTGAAGCCGAGCGCCTGCCAGGCGTGGTTCAAGGTGGCGACGGGTTGCGCCAGGTCCAGCGCCGGCGCGTGATTCTGCTTCGACAGCTTCAGGCCACTGAGCGGATCGAGCACCAGCGGCACGTGCATGACGCGCGGCGGTTGCAGCTCCAGCATGCGCGCCAACACGCGCTGGCGCGCCGTCGAACTCAACAGGTCGGCGCCGCGCACCACGTCCGTGACGCCTTGCGCGCCGTCGTCGACCACCACCGCCAATTGATAGGCCCACATGCCGTCGGCGCGGCGCAGCACGAAATCTCCCACGGCCCGCGCCACGTCCTGGCGCTGCGGTCCCAGCCAGCGGTCCTCGAAAACCTCGATGCCGGGCGGCACGCGCAAGCGCCAGGCGCGCGCGCTGCGCCCGGGCGGCAACCCATGCCGGCAGGTCCCGGCATAAGGGCGTTCGCCGTCGGATGCTGCATCGGATGTTGCGTCGGGTTCGGCCTCGTCCGTCCGGCCCGCTTTCCGCGCCAGCGCCGCCGCGGCTTCGGCGATCTCGCGCCGGGTGCAGCCGCAGCCGTAGACCAGGCCGCGCGCGGCCAGATCGTCGAAGGCCTGCTGGTAGACCGCGTCGCGCGCCGATTGCCAGATCACTTCGCCGTCCCAGCGCAGGCCCAGCGTTTCCAACTGGTCCATGATCACGCGGTCCGCGCCCGGCACGCTGCGCGGCTTGTCCACGTCCTCGATGCGCAGCAGCCAACGGCCGCCCGCCGCGCGCGCGTCGAGATAACTGGCCAGCGCGGCCACCAGGGAGCCCGCGTGCAAGGGACCGCT from Bordetella genomosp. 10 includes:
- a CDS encoding GDYXXLXY domain-containing protein — protein: MQVAGSSQAGSERHIWRRFLARTTLALGLLLLASAALCWVAANWPLFSKIQRLSSAQGAMTVAGVLALALYARGASGANAVHGRAAVLGLATVLLGAVLALIGQTYQTGADNWELFAAWAALMLPWALAARSQGLWLLWALLVNAAVVLLLGERVLAWWGLFDGPGFPSLVIAGLNLVLLGLWEFSARRWRARTGVGPRVLALLAVGVLVLALVFGGLGMENLGSYTGLAWVLATLGLAAFYILARRDLVILALLAAGVICVSLRLAADWFFDLQPGVWAVLPLAGLLMGEAVLAARWLRRLAASTPGLPAEALADAEPAGISAGVEVEPAAPAVSAPGSASAAEVPPDRGAAPWFVQGLLGLSAWLASLLLLLFLVLSGLVASASGGLVGGLVLCAVGVAMVRAAEGPFWRQCATALAFSGQILVMAGLSDANSPAGAALFVLALAIVIYVFGPDAILRFLSGLTMVVAVYLLTAFAVEHADAYDSLVEAVLRWLLFDDLRGIALWLPASLLTAWVAALAFLCNPRLPARRRDALLPLAWSFALAAQASVVLAAGVPVWQLPALWQAHAPSVVYLALVVVLPVAVAIALLHPRRAALGRGLRYGVPLGLAVLAAFWLSWPGVAYALTWLLLGFGLQRARLFRLGQIAVLLCLAFYYYRLDTPLLYKAALLAGAGGLLLLMRMAVWAVPRLRGVAPLRESAPAQPAPWRAGLIAAGLLLCLGVANTAIWQREQLLAHGQVVRLELASRDPRSLLQGDYMDLRFAAAQAVGAMQDELPAGSGILHAPLIDAYLVLQPDDRGVARPVRVQPAPQPHDAKEVVLRYRLRAEGVRIVTNAYFFPEGQGEHYAGARYGELRVDDSGTGLLVRLLGEDLKPL
- the gluQRS gene encoding tRNA glutamyl-Q(34) synthetase GluQRS, with the protein product MSYVGRFAPSPSGPLHAGSLVAALASYLDARAAGGRWLLRIEDVDKPRSVPGADRVIMDQLETLGLRWDGEVIWQSARDAVYQQAFDDLAARGLVYGCGCTRREIAEAAAALARKAGRTDEAEPDATSDAASDGERPYAGTCRHGLPPGRSARAWRLRVPPGIEVFEDRWLGPQRQDVARAVGDFVLRRADGMWAYQLAVVVDDGAQGVTDVVRGADLLSSTARQRVLARMLELQPPRVMHVPLVLDPLSGLKLSKQNHAPALDLAQPVATLNHAWQALGFTPLAASDPATFLRLACAAWAARWQPASR